In Daphnia pulex isolate KAP4 chromosome 7, ASM2113471v1, one genomic interval encodes:
- the LOC124197782 gene encoding uncharacterized protein LOC124197782, translating to MSTASSSPNNDTQSPRPPSRAQEMQTEYTARYPPLQDLRQPDQTDRNPPLFDLRPPDHTDEYPLFEDTRALKQARSTEKSRATRQGNKIINHVRNKKSRTELKFMKTEFSTTIADCLSIHQQYCDSKEEEDERDDEWAKELGEDAETIFEIIDRYLERTSRPPSAVSIGHASQRSLGFQSNATVYPAQPDPPNRPADHHSVSPSSSVSNQDAKALQEERRQREEERRQREEEKRQREQLEKQIQQMKIDEKEKIKKAVEEERERQSSKYTTANRDAVNEAEKRANEIAEENKKIRTALEVQKQKQKELFEAAQEKDRLLRLEKKERRESEEKLNQKIQEQQSKIPISSLLKQPYTSFQPTQFEPTRGANPFDNLFQTASNPNRQTEEEPINFKQWTAHNDNLLSSTKDSTESNHNTRSVFRLPKLDLKPYDGDPKKWPDFIAIFRDLVHSNNSLSSTEKMALLKRSLSEDIRNGLGDSLSSSALYSEALTELENTYGHPQIVSRAYIQSLIELPKVNNNDYKTLLKFSQTLNGAVSSLKNGGYEHELKASGILELILAKLPVELQSRWGKKIVKSHPVCLTLQDFSSWIHLIVKGEMMAKHCLISPASSPPSSKSNQKPGRQQTDRKPKHPPSINIIGHKPAAPPSTAAKQNDGSKTLTCLLCRGDHRLSSCPKFAALSLEERMKIIKEFNCCLRCLTKGHWTKECFNKTKCNFEECTAHHHPLLHGAPSLNVSFKEKGVGTHTVEGDSITTLLLTIPVIIEANGIQVNTVGILDQGSQASLILEKISKKLKLDGPTQSSPLATFHGNDPKNIVKCVSFNILTTDSSRSFEVKSAYTVPRLQIQTTSLNWPAVKHQWNHLCDIEPINADTKEIGVLLGRDVLRVHDVLDSRYPADGVEAPDGIKTHFGWCVTGPVATATLHPPLHINALSITQQLSDQALHDVVNQFWLTESFGVRPSTSLPSSLDDKAALKILEQTTRHTGERYEVGLMLRDPKINIPNNREVAVRHFNSLEKRFARDPAFAERYSRVMNEYISLGHAVLLDVNNSIRKGFTWYLPHHGVTNPNKPEKVRVVFNPSARYKGTSLNEQLFKGPDLLTCLIGVLLRFRQFPVPISGDIEKMYHQVLVPKQQQSLFRFLWKNPGDVGEPKEYQMTVHVFGAVSSPTSCIYALRKTAEDFGSRFPDVADSVSKNIYVDNYLDSTETEEEAIAKLRDVSALLKLGGFNMVQWLSSSRSVLATVDHSDLSRSLDLDADKLPIERTLGLLWNCQQDAFNFKSSIKIQAKTKREVLQEVASVFDPLGFLSPVVMTAKILLQEIWRSGADWDDPLPPTLLEIWTAWAKELSAIASIKIPRCFRLQEKPISYELHVCSDASEVGFGACVYLRAEYPNGHFRLNLLLAKARVAPLRQLSIPRLELQGAVLGVRLCDSAIKELGPIAAQVIYWCDSQTVLQWIHSKSCKYHAFVAHRITEIIESSAASQWRHIPGELNPADDCSRGIPATHLTTQHRWFRGPDFLALPQSSWPSTGVIAEPSSDDPEVSPAKWVGFVQVTNDHPVFNLIQQSSNLHKLKRIVAWLLRFVNNRHINPKNRQLAPYVKAPELREALRFIIRVDQRHFFDDEFRCLAKGRPVPTASSLANLTPFLDPFGIIRVGGRLQHASLPEDTKHPIVLSSDSQLSTMVITDTHKLLIHASTEPTLHALRAKYHVLHPRASINRVIRKCFTCKLRNSQPAPPLMGPLPASRLQTHLPAFTNVGIDFFGPFSVVILRRSVKRYGVMFTCLDTRAVHLEVADSLDMDSFINAFSRFADRRGVPQLCYSDNGTNLVAGEQEINRALSRWNEAELVQKIEKLKNQPIEWRFSPPVAPHFGGSWERLIKSAKTALRGILNNRSVTEDVLVTAIVGAEALLNSRPLTHVSVNPNDLEAITPNHFLLLRAHSGCNLDYPPGAKVSSRRRYEQAQELITHFWNRWLREYVPNGIERRKWLRSRRNLAVNDLVLVVTPNSPRGSWPIGRVVSVQQGPDGFVRSADVRVVRAIPTTSKRRRAASDVTCTTHLYTRSVHKLCLLEEDEQDVSEDGNRAGNVQDV from the exons ATGTCAACCGCCAGTTCATCGCCCAATAACGACACTCAGAGTCCGCGCCCACCAAGTCGAGCGCAAGAAATGCAGACGGAGTACACCGCCCGATATCCACCATTGCAAGACCTAAGGCAGCCGGATCAGACCGATCGTAATCCACCATTGTTCGACCTAAGGCCGCCGGATCACACCGATGAATACCCACTATTTGAAGACACAAGGGCGCTGAAGCAAGCAAGATCAACCGAAAAATCTCGTGCGACCAGACAAGGAAACAAAATCATCAATCACGTgcgtaataaaaaaagtcgCACCGAACTCAAATTCATGAAGACAGAATTTTCCACGACTATCGCCGACTGTCTTTCAATTCATCAGCAATATTGTGattcgaaagaagaagaagatgaacgaGACGACGAATGGGCGAAAGAACTTGGCGAAGATGCAGAAACGATATTTGAAATCATCGACCGTTATTTAGAAAGAACATCCCGTCCGCCATCCGCAGTATCCATCGGCCATGCGTCTCAACGGTCACTCGGCTTCCAGTCAAACGCCACCGTCTATCCAGCGCAACCGGATCCGCCCAATCGACCAGCAGATCACCATTCCGTATCACCATCCAGCTCAGTCTCAAACCAAGACGCTAAAGCTTTACAAGAGGAAAGGCGTCAGCGCGAAGAAGAAAGGCGTCAacgcgaagaagaaaagcgtcAGCGTGAACAACTAGAAAAGCAGATCCAACAAATGAAGATagacgaaaaagagaagatcAAGAAAGccgttgaagaagaaagagagcgACAATCCAGCAAGTACACCACAGCTAATCGAGACGCAGTAAATGAAGCGGAAAAACGTGCCAACGAGATAgctgaagaaaacaaaaaaatcagaacCGCGCTGGAGgtccaaaaacaaaagcaaaaggaGCTGTTTGAAGCCGCCCAAGAAAAGGATCGGTTGCTGaggctagaaaaaaaagaaaggcgtGAGAGTGAAGAAAAACTGAATCAGAAGATACAAGAACAGCAAAGCAAAATTCCCATCAGTTCTCTCTTAAAACAACCGTACACCTCCTTCCAGCCCACGCAATTCGAACCAACCAGAGGAGCCAACCCATTTGACAATTTGTTCCAGACCGCGTCAAATCCAAATCGTCAAACCGAAGAGGAACCAATCAACTTCAAGCAATGGACGGCCCACAACGACAATTTATTGTCGTCAACGAAAGATTCCACCGAGTCAAACCACAACACAAGATCAGTTTTTCGTCTTCCCAAATTGGACTTAAAACCCTACGATGGCGATCCCAAGAAGTGGCCCGACTTTATTGCAATCTTCAGAGATTTGGTCCACTCCAACAACAGCTTAtcatcaacagaaaaaatggcGTTGCTCAAGCGATCCTTGTCAGAAGACATCCGAAATGGACTAGGCGACTCTCTCAGCAGCTCGGCTTTGTACAGTGAAGCTTTGACCGAGCTCGAAAACACTTATGGTCATCCTCAGATCGTCTCAAGAGCCTACATCCAGTCTCTGATCGAACTGCCAAAAGTGAACAACAATGATTACAAAACTTTGCTCAAATTCTCGCAAACTCTCAATGGAGCCGTTTCATCTTTGAAGAATGGAGGTTACGAACACGAGCTGAAAGCATCCGGCATCCTCGAGCTAATTTTGGCCAAGCTTCCAGTGGAGTTACAAAGCAGGTGGGGGAAAAAGATAGTCAAGAGTCACCCAGTCTGCCTAACCCTTCAAGATTTCTCGAGCTGGATCCACCTAATCGTCAAAGGAGAAATGATGGCCAAGCATTGTTTGATTTCTCCAGCATCATCGCCCCCGTCCAGCAAAAGCAACCAAAAGCCGGGCCGGCAGCAAACGGACCGAAAGCCGAAGCATCCGCCTTCAATCAACATCATCGGTCACAAACCAGCCGCTCCGCCCTCAACAGCAGCCAAACAAAACGATGGAAGCAAAACCTTGACGTGCCTCCTGTGCAGAGGAGACCACCGCCTTTCATCGTGCCCAAAATTCGCAGCCTTATCTTTAGAAGAAAGGATGAAGATCATCAAGGAGTTTAACTGCTGTCTACGGTGCTTAACTAAAGGACATTGGACGAAAGAATGCTTTAACAAAACGAAATGCAACTTCGAAGAATGCACCGCCCATCACCACCCACTTCTTCACGGCGCTCCAAGCCTCAACGTGTCTTTTAAAGAGAAA ggCGTTGGAACGCACACCGTCGAAGGAGATTCAATCACCACCCTGCTGCTAACAATTCCAGTCATCATTGAAGCTAACGGAATCCAGGTCAACACAGTAGGCATCTTGGATCAAGGAAGCCAAGCATCATTGATCCTcgagaaaatatcaaaaaagcTGAAACTCGACGGTCCTACGCAGTCATCACCTTTAGCAACTTTTCACGGAAACGATCCGAAGAATATAGTGAAATGTGTATCTTTCAATATTCTCACCACCGATTCCAGCCGCTCTTTCGAAGTCAAGTCTGCGTACACAGTCCCGCGTCTACAAATCCAAACAACCAGCCTTAATTGGCCGGCAGTCAAACATCAATGGAATCATCTCTGCGATATCGAGCCAATCAACGCGGACACCAAAGAAATAGGCGTTCTTTTAGGACGTGATGTCCTCCGTGTCCACGATGTGCTAGATTCCCGCTATCCAGCCGACGGAGTTGAAGCCCCGGATGGAATCAAAACTCATTTTGGTTGGTGTGTGACCGGACCAGTGGCAACCGCCACTTTGCATCCACCTCTGCACATCAACGCGCTTTCCATCACCCAGCAACTCTCCGATCAAGCTCTACACGACGTCGTCAATCAATTCTGGCTCACAGAAAGTTTCGGTGTTCGCCCGTCAACATCTTTGCCTTCATCACTGGACGACAAAGCAGCATTGAAAATACTGGAGCAGACGACGCGTCACACTGGAGAAAGGTACGAAGTCGGACTAATGCTTCGTGATCCCAAAATCAACATTCCGAATAATCGTGAAGTCGCCGTTCGTCATTTCAACTCGCTGGAGAAGCGCTTCGCCCGTGATCCAGCATTCGCCGAAAGATACTCCCGCGTGATGAACGAATACATTTCCCTCGGACACGCAGTACTATTGGACGTCAACAACTCTATCCGCAAAGGCTTCACCTGGTACCTTCCGCATCATGGCGTCACAAATCCAAACAAACCGGAAAAAGTTCGTGTGGTATTCAATCCATCCGCTCGTTACAAAGGAACGTCGCTGAATGAACAATTGTTCAAAGGTCCCGATCTGCTAACCTGTCTAATTGGCGTCCTTCTTCGCTTCCGGCAGTTTCCCGTTCCAATCTCCGGCGACATAGAGAAAATGTACCACCAGGTGCTCGTTCCCAAACAGCAACAATCTCTTTTCCGCTTTCTTTGGAAAAACCCTGGCGACGTAGGAGAACCGAAAGAATACCAAATGACAGTTCACGTCTTTGGTGCCGTATCGTCTCCAACCAGCTGCATCTACGCGCTGAGAAAAACAGCAGAAGATTTTGGCAGCCGCTTCCCCGACGTCGCCGATTCAGTATCCAAAAATATCTACGTCGACAATTATCTAGATTCCACGGAGACAGAAGAAGAGGCTATCGCAAAATTACGTGACGTTTCAGCATTGTTAAAGCTCGGCGGCTTCAACATGGTCCAATGGCTTTCATCTTCCCGATCCGTCTTAGCCACCGTTGATCATTCCGATCTTTCACGGTCACTCGATCTCGACGCCGACAAACTTCCAATCGAACGGACTCTTGGCCTGCTCTGGAATTGTCAACAAGACGCGTTCAACTTTAAATCGTCGATCAAAATCCAAGCCAAAACCAAACGTGAAGTTCTCCAAGAAGTAGCTTCCGTCTTTGACCCACTCGGATTTCTCTCTCCAGTCGTAATGACAGCCAAAATCCTGCTTCAAGAAATTTGGCGATCCGGCGCGGATTGGGACGATCCACTGCCTCCTACCCTGCTTGAAATTTGGACGGCATGGGCAAAGGAACTTTCAGCAATCGCCTCCATCAAGATTCCGCGTTGCTTCCGGCTACAAGAAAAGCCCATCTCCTACGAGCTTCATGTTTGTTCCGACGCATCCGAGGTTGGTTTCGGCGCCTGTGTCTACCTGCGAGCCGAATATCCAAACGGCCATTTCCGTCTCAACCTTCTTCTCGCAAAAGCAAGAGTTGCGCCGTTACGCCAGCTTTCTATTCCGCGTTTGGAGCTACAAGGCGCAGTGCTCGGCGTCCGATTATGTGATTCCGCCATCAAGGAGCTTGGACCCATCGCAGCACAAGTTATCTACTGGTGTGATTCTCAAACCGTGCTTCAATGGATTCACTCAAAATCATGCAAGTATCACGCGTTCGTCGCACACCGGATTACCGAAATTATCGAAAGCAGTGCCGCTTCTCAGTGGCGCCACATCCCAGGCGAATTGAATCCGGCCGATGATTGTTCCCGCGGCATTCCAGCGACTCACCTCACAACTCAACACAGATGGTTCCGTGGCCCAGATTTTCTCGCCTTGCCTCAATCTTCTTGGCCCTCAACAGGCGTGATAGCCGAACCATCATCAGACGATCCCGAAGTGTCGCCGGCAAAATGGGTCGGCTTCGTTCAAGTGACCAACGACCATCCCGTCTTCAacttaattcaacaatcttcAAATTTACACAAGTTGAAACGCATCGTCGCTTGGCTACTCCGGTTCGTCAACAATCGTCACATCAATCCGAAAAATCGACAGTTGGCTCCTTACGTCAAAGCTCCTGAACTTCGCGAAGCACTCCGCTTCATTATTCGTGTCGACCAACGGCATTTCTTCGACGACGAGTTCCGGTGTTTGGCGAAAGGACGACCAGTGCCAACAGCTTCATCCCTGGCCAATCTTACCCCATTCTTAGATCCGTTCGGTATCATCAGAGTCGGTGGTCGGCTGCAACACGCGTCTCTGCCGGAAGATACGAAACACCCAATTGTGCTATCTTCCGACAGTCAACTGTCCACTATGGTCATcaccgacacacacaaacttcTCATCCATGCGTCAACAGAGCCTACGCTTCACGCACTTCGGGCAAAATACCATGTCCTTCATCCTCGAGCTTCAATCAATCGTGTCATACGAAAGTGCTTTACGTGCAAGCTTCGTAATAGTCAACCAGCGCCACCACTCATGGGCCCACTGCCTGCTAGTCGCCTGCAAACTCATCTTCCCGCTTTTACCAACGTCGGAATCGACTTTTTCGGCCCATTTTCCGTCGTCATCTTGAGAAGATCTGTCAAGCGCTATGGTGTGATGTTTACATGCCTAGACACCCGAGCTGTACATCTTGAAGTCGCCGATTCCCTCGATATGGACTCTTTCATCAACGCTTTTTCCCGTTTTGCTGATCGTCGTGGCGTCCCTCAACTTTGCTACAGCGACAACGGAACAAATCTCGTGGCCGGTGAGCAAGAAATCAACCGTGCCCTTTCCCGCTGGAACGAAGCCGAGTTGGTGCAGAAgattgaaaaactaaaaaaccaaCCAATTGAATGGAGATTCAGTCCACCCGTAGCTCCTCACTTTGGCGGCTCATGGGAGCGATTGATTAAATCCGCAAAAACCGCCCTGCGAGGTATTCTAAACAATCGGTCTGTCACCGAAGACGTCCTCGTCACGGCTATCGTCGGAGCCGAAGCGCTCCTAAATTCTCGCCCGTTGACTCACGTCAGCGTCAACCCGAACGACTTAGAAGCCATCACACCAAACCATTTTCTGCTGCTGCGGGCCCATTCAGGATGTAACCTTGATTATCCTCCAGGCGCCAAAGTTTCCAGTCGAAGACGTTACGAACAAGCCCAGGAGCTGATAACGCATTTCTGGAACCGGTGGCTCCGAGAATATGTCCCCAACGGcatcgaaagaagaaagtggCTTCGTTCGCGACGGAATCTGGCCGTCAACGATTTAGTTCTCGTCGTCACGCCCAATTCCCCTCGCGGATCATGGCCGATCGGTCGCGTCGTCAGTGTCCAGCAAGGTCCCGACGGATTCGTCCGATCCGCCGACGTCAGAGTCGTTCGAGCCATTCCAACCACCTCCAAGCGTCGCCGTGCAGCATCTGACGTCACCTGCACCACTCATCTGTACACCCGGTCGGTCCACAAGCTTTGCCTCTTAGAAGAAGACGAACAAGATGTTTCCGAAGACGGAAACAGGGCCGGCAATGTGCAAGACGTCTAA